Genomic window (Syntrophorhabdaceae bacterium):
GGGGGGTATTGCACTCTATAACCGCCCACTCAAAGCGCTTGTACCCGGCGACGTAATATATGCAGACTATTCGATCGGCAGATTCGACCTTTTCGGGGCGAACCCGGGCCAGTTGAAGGCATCGCTCAATCGCCTCGCGGAATTGGAAGTGGACATGCTCTTTCCCGGCCATAACCAGCTCGTAAAGGGCCTGCCCGCGGATTATATCACCAAGACCGCCAAGACGTGGGAGCCCTACCTGGTATAGCCGGGGAGGGAACCTCCTACCGAGGGAAAACAAAGGTCTCCGGCAGGTGAGGGATAGACCTGCCGGATTCATATGTCCCGGTGGGACATTTTTCCGTCCCTCTTATCGCATCACAAAAATAAATTGTCGAGAAAAGTTATGCAGAGAGTAAATGGGTTCCTTGGCAGGAGCCTATTTCCTGTAGGTTTATTGGGGTGGGCGAGGGGTCTCGAACCCCCAACCCCCAGGTCCACAACCTGATGCTCTGACCGTTGAACTACGCCCACCGTTGGAAGAATATTTAGCATGATATTATTAAAAAGTCAATGAAATGAGCGGGTGAGAAGCCGCGACGGAGGTCCTGCCTCAATCCCGCCAATCATTGCAATGCCCATTCCGAAAGGCATTGACAGGAGTGACCGGGGTGATTACTTAGGGGTATATAGGGCGAGATAGTCGCACATAAAGCCTCACAACCCCCCATGGAGTCAGGGAAAAGGGGTCTGCCAGTTATGAATGCGCCGGCATCGGGAGAAGTCGCCCGAACACCAGCATGACCTCCGGAGCAGACTGTGTTCGCGAAGAAAGGAGAGAAATTATGGCAAAAGATAAAAATACA
Coding sequences:
- a CDS encoding MBL fold metallo-hydrolase; translated protein: GGIALYNRPLKALVPGDVIYADYSIGRFDLFGANPGQLKASLNRLAELEVDMLFPGHNQLVKGLPADYITKTAKTWEPYLV